The genomic region TTTTAGTCCCTTCGTGGCTGAGTTTAAATCCAAAGTAGGTCAATAATATTAAAACCCAAAAAAATATAAAAAACCTATACACTCTAAAATAGCTATGAAGGGAATTTGGTTAGAAAACAATCAATTACAACTGAGAACAGACTTGCCCATTCCTGAACCACCAGAGGGAGAAGTTTTAGTTAAAGTTTTACGTGCGGGTATTTGTAATACCGATCTGGAGTTAATCAGGGGATATTATCCCTACAATGGTATATTAGGACATGAGTTTGTGGGAGTGGTGCAAACAGGGCCAAACCATTTAATCAATCAACGGGTGGTGGGCGAAATTAATGCTGCATGTGGTCATTGTCGTTTTTGTTTGGAGGGGAAACCCACCCATTGTGAAAATCGCACGGTGTTAGGGATTGTGAATCGTCATGGTGCATTTGCGGAATATTTGTCTCTACCAGAAAAAAATATACATCTTGTACCCCCGCAGGTCACCACCGATGCAGCAACTTTTACTGAACCTATAGCAGCAGCTTTACAAATTCAAGCCCAGGTTAAAATCACTCCCCAACAGAGAGTTTTAGTGGTGGGTGATGGCAAATTGGGACAATTGATAGGTCAGACCTTAGCCTTGACCGGTTGTGATTTGTTGGTTGTAGGAAGACACCAAGAAAAACTAGCCAATCTTTCTTCTAGAAACATTAAAACTGGTTTAGTCAATATGGTAGAAGATAGATCCTTTGATATTGCCATTGACTGTACAGGAAATGCGGAAGGATTTGCGGTTGCACGTCGAGCTTTACGTCCCAGAGGTATATTGGTTTTAAAAAGTACCTACGCAGGAAATTTAAGTTTGGATGCTTCTGCTCTAGTAGTTGATGAAATTACCCTAGTAGGTTCTCGTTGTGGAGCATTTACTCCAGCACTGGAACTATTAGCCACAAACCAGATAGATGTAACATATTTAGTTCATGGAACTTATCCCCTAAATGAGGGTTTAGCCGCTTTTAAAAAAGCCCAGACCAAAGGAGTTTTGAAAATTCTGTTAGAGATGTGACAGTAGGAATTGTAGCAGGTAGAATGCCTGCCACAATCTGTGAGTTCGGACTTAGACTTGACCCACAGGTTCCTTCGCTAGAAACTGCTCCAGTTCTGCGATCGCATCAGCATCCACCTTAGTTTGCATAGGACAGAACTTAGGACCACACATAGAGCAGAACTCTGCTTGTTTATAAACTTCCTCTGGCAGAGTTTCATCATGATATTCTCGAGCTCGTTCTGGGTCTAAAGACAACTCAAATTGACGATTCCAATCAAAATTGTATCTAGCCTTAGAAAGCTCATCATCCCTATCTCTAGCACCGGGACGATGTCTACCAATATCTGCTGCATGGGCGGCAATTTTATAAGCGATCAAACCATTTCGCACATCTTCAGCATTAGGTAAACCCAAATGTTCCTTAGGAGTTACATAACACAACATAGCTGTGCCATACCATCCTGCCATAGCAGCACCAATAGCAGAAGTGATATGGTCATAACCGGGGGCGATATCAGTTACCAAGGGACCAAGGACATAGAAAGGAGCTTCTGAGCATTCCTCCATTTGTTTACGGACATTAAACTCAATCTGATCCATAGGCACATGGCCTGGACCTTCCACCATGACCTGCACATCATGTTCCCAAGCTTTGCGAGTGAGTTGTCCTAGGGTTTTCAACTCTGCTAATTGAGCTGCATCAGATGCGTCGTGGGTACATCCAGGACGTAGGGAATCACCCAAACTGAAACTAACATCATATTTTTTAAAAATCTCAATGATGTCTTGAAAACGGGTATAAAGGGGATTTTGCTTGCGATGTAACAACATCCACTTAGCGAGGATTCCACCACCACGGGAAACAATACCCGTAAGACGGGTTTTCACCAAAGGTAAATGTTCTATTAATAAACCCGCGTGAATAGTCTGATAATCAACCCCTTGTTGGGCGTGTTTTTCAATCACATGGAGAAAATCATCAGCGGTAAAATTTTCCATTTTACCGTGGACACTTTCCAGAGCTTGATAGACTGGCACAGTGCCAATGGGAACCGAAGAAGCATTAATAATAGCAGTGCGAATTTGATCCAAATTACCACCACCGGTGGATAAATCCATCACCGTGTCAGCACCATACTTAATAGATAATCTCAGCTTATCTAATTCTTCCTCCACATTAGAGGAGGTAGGAGAAGCTCCAATATTAGCATTAACCTTGCAACGGGAAGCGATACCAATGGCCATTGGCTCAAGATTAGTGTGGTTAATATTGGCAGGGATAATCATTCTTCCCCGCGCCACTTCCTCTTTAATTAGTTCCGGTGGTAGATTTTCCCGTTTGGCAACATGGTGCATTTCCTCAGTGATGACACCTTGGCGAGCGTAATACATTTGTGTAACATTAGGTTGTCCAAGTCGCTTAGCTACCCATTGACTTCGCATATTATTATCCTCAATATAATCAGCTTCCGCTCTATAGGATTTACCCAAAGCTACCCAGATCTGTAAAGATATGGACTTTAGAACCTACTTCCTGTTTCATCGTAGTCTCAAGATGATTCTTGAAAGGTTTGTCTACTCCACAAGCTATCTCGGTAGAGCTTACCTTCTGGTTTGAAACCTTTCCCAGGATAATTTTAATTCTTCTGGTGGTGGATTTTTACCATCATAAACCAAAATCACATTGGTCAGTTTTCTTGTTGGTGGGACCAAAATTACATTATCTGATGCTAAGGCTCTAGATGATCCACCGTCTAAATTCATTGCTTCATAGCAACCCATGGCTTTCATCGCCTCCGCTTCTTCATCTAAATATAACTTCTCATCAAAACTAGCCAAAAACAGTCTTTTGCCATCTTGAGAGAAACCAATTGCGGTTCTGAGACTAGCACCTAAAACAGTAGGGTCTTTAAAACCTTCAAGACGGGGATTAAGCGAAACTTCACCATTACGCAATAATCTTGGTCCAGAGGTAATAGAAAACCAGTGTTTATTCCATACTGGTCTACCGTCAACCCTTGCTGTTATCATTTCTGGTCGATTACCAACACCCAATCCCAAAGTGGTGCCAAAGTTTTCCCATGGACTATATTTTAAAAATCTTCCACCTGCGACCAGATTACCCATAACCGTTTTTTGGGGATTTGTGGAAGCAAAAGTACCATTTACCACTACCGCAGCGCCAGAGCGAGCAACCAATTGGTCAAAATTCTCATCGCCATTGGTTCTACTAATTGTATTGGCAAAATTGGCATCGTTCGGTAAACCAATGGTCACAAAAATATTAGGGTCTTTCAAATCAATGATTGTTTGATAAAATGGAATACCGTTAATTTGACTTCTATATGCTCGCACAGTCGGTATGATAGTTGGTGTCACACTCGGTTGACTAGGTGTAGTGGGTCTAACGGGCAAATCCAATCTCCAAATCTGGGTTAAAAAGGCACCTCCAAAAAGTAAAAAGGAGCGTCTAGGAACTTTAAATTTGGTCATAATAGAACCTTGTCAAGTGTTGAAAGCTAAGAAATGATGGCTCACAACTTCAAGTATATTATTTTTCATAAGCCCTATGGAGTTCTGAGCCAATTTACCCGGGAACTCCCCGAACATGTTACCCTCAAAGACTATATTGATGTCCCGGATGTTTATCCTGTGGGGCGTTTAGATTGGGATAGCGAGGGTTTATTGTTACTAACCAATGATGGTAAATTACAACACCATATTGCCAATCCCCGTTTTGGTCACCAACGTACCTATTGGGTACAGGTGGAACGCATTCCTGACCCAGCAGCTATTGCCAAATTGTGCCAGGGAGTGGAAATTCAAAATTATCGCACTCTTCCTGCTCAGGTTAAACTGTTATTGGAAGAGCCAACTGTTGGTGAGCGTTACCCTCCCATTAGGTCTAGGAAAAACGTTCCCACAGCTTGGTTGGAAATGACCCTCAAGGAGGGAAAAAACCGTCAAGTTAGACGTATGACCGCTGCTGTGGGTTTTCCTACCTTACGGTTAATTAGAGTCCGTATAGCTCAACTACAATTAGATGATTTACCGGTGGGTACCTGGCGCTATCTTAGCCCTGTTGAGGTCAAATTAATTGTTTAATGGAGAAATCGCTGGAATTTTTAGTATGCTGATTTGTCCCACTTGTCAATTTGAAAATCCCCATGACCATAAATTTTGTCAAAGCTGTGGTACTCCTCTGAATTTAGGGTCTGTTAATTCCCAGTCTAGTTTGGGCGAATCACCTACTTTGTTACAGGATGATGGAGAACAAAATCAGTTATTCTCACATGCTACACCAACATTTTTACTGTCTAAGCATTTAAAAACTGTGGAATATGTAGCGGGTACTAATGTTGGTCGTCAACGGCAAAAAAATGAGGATTACTTTGGTATTACTAGTGAGCAACAAAAGGTAGAATTACCTCATGGTCAGTACTTGCAGGTAAGAGGTCTATACATTGTCTGTGATGGCATGGGTGGACATGCTGGAGGGGAAGTGGCCAGCGAGTTGGCTGTTAATACTATTAAACAATACTTTGATCAGCATTGGGTTGAGGGAGAATTACCAACCCTGGAAATGATTCGCCAATCTGTACTAGTGACTAATCAAGCTATTTATGATATTAACCAGGAAGCTTCGCGTTCTGGTGTTGGTCGCATGGGTACTACCCTGGTTATGTTAATTATGTCCAATAATAAATTGGCAGTTAGCCATGTGGGAGATAGTCGAATTTACTCTGTGACCATAACTAAAGGATTGGAGCAAATCACTGTAGACCATGAAGTTGCCCAGCGAGAGATTTCTAAGGGTGTAGATGCTAAAATAGCTTATTCTCGCCCTGATGCTTATCAATTAACTCAAGCATTAGGTCCTAGAGATGGGGTCTATCCCGATATCAGTTTCTTGGAGGTATGTGAAGATACGCTATTTTTGCTGGTTTCCGATGGTCTATCAGATAATGACTTGTTAGAAAATCATTGGCAAACCCACCTCTTACCTCTACTCGCTTCTAATGGCAATTTGGAATCAGGTCTTAGTAATTTAATTGATTTAGCCAATGAGTATAATGGTCATGATAATATTACGGTTATTCTAATTAGAGTGAGAGTATTTCCTAGGTAAACTATTGCTGAACAGCATAAATAATGTATCCTGTAAACCGAAAAAATTTTTAAAAACTATTATGGTTAACCACAGTATTTCCTTTTAAAGGGAAATACTCGGGTTCATTAAAAAGGTGAAAGTGTTATGAAAACAGTAGAAGGAGTTGACACTACAAACAACTCCCCAATCACTCAGCCTCAAAACATCCAACAGGCAATTCTAGCTGCTCTTACCCAAGCACGACAAGTTTGCGATCAACAAGGGAATAATTCTCCTGAGTGCTCGGTAGCATGGGATAGGATTGAGGAATTGCAAGCACAAAATGCTCATCAACAACAACTAAAACACTATCTCACGTCTCTAGAAAGCTACTGTGAAAGGTATCCAGATGCTCTGGAATGCTTGATTTATGATCTGTAAGTTAGGCAGATTTTAACTCCCAAAAAAAACGGCTTTTGGAGTCCTTAAAAAGCGATCGCCCCAGACGATCGCTTTTTGTGTGTCTGTGGAAAGTTCCTAACCGACCAAATGCAAACTGTGGAGGATTGTACTCACCAAATAACGGGTAAAGGGTAAACTATCAATTACCATTCCTAAACATAATAGCATCATGTAAGAAATGGAGTACAAAAACAACTCTTTGGCCATAGTTTTATCTTCTGGATTTTGCAATAATCGCCAAGATTTGTGAAGAAATATTCCACCCAAGGTCATGGCTATCACCACATAAACAATCCCACTAGCATGTAAGGGATAAAACAACAATACCGTAGAAGTCACGGTAATTACCGTATAAAACCAAATCTGTCGGACGGTGGCTTGATTACCAGCCACCACGGGTAACATAGGAATCCCAACTTTTGCGTAGTCGTCCCGAATCATCATGGCCAAAGCCCAAAAGTGGGGTGGCGTCCATAAAAACACAATGGCAAAAATTAACCAAGCTGCCCAACTCAACGTATCCGTAACTGCTGCCCAACCCACTAAAGCGGGAATAGCACCAGCTGCACCCCCAATAACAATGTTTTGAGTGCTATGGCGTTTTAGCCAGTGGGTGTAGACTAAAACATAAAAAACAATACCAGAAAATGCTAAAAGTGCAGCCAGTAGATTGGCAAAAACAGTTAATAGGGTAAAGGAAGCTATAGCTAGGGCGATCGCAAAAATTAAAGCATCCCTAGATTGCACCTTACCAGAGGGCATAGGACGGTGACGCGTCCTTTCCATTTCATAATCTATATCCCGGTCATAGATACAGTTAATGGTTTGGGCGCTAGCTGCTGCCAGGGTTCCACCCAAAAGAGTCACTAATAATAGCCAAGGGTCAACTTGTCCTTTAGCAGCGATCCACATACTACCAGAAGTAGTAATCAAAAGCAGCGGAATAATCCGAGGCTTAGTTAACTGATAGTAACTTTGAATCACTTGCAAAAATGAATCATGGTGACGAGAGACATTAGTCTCAATCATGTTGGTTATACTTCCTTTATCAATTACTAATTATTTAGGTAACTAGGGTTACTAATATTTCTGTCTCGTAAAGCCAGAACCGTAAAAACTACTAGAGTTCCTAACAGAGTAGCTCCGACTGCTTGGTGAGTTACAGTGAGAGGTTCAACTTGTAAATGTAATCGGAAGGTAGCCAAACCTAACAGCAATTGCAAAATTAACAACCCACCTGCTAGATTAGCCAATTTTCGCAAAGCGGGATGTAATGCTGGGGTACGCCAGGAAATAAAGACTATGGCCAAAGTTGCTACTGTGGGAGGTAATAAACCAAAAATATGGCTATACATAACACCACACAACTCCTCTCCTGCTAGACATTGATGTAATGCCCAACGGGAACCTACCAAAGCACCTAAAAGACTTTGTAGATAGACCAAAACTGCAGCTGTTAAACCCACCCAAGGAAGTTTGCCCACAGTACCTGTTCCTTTATAAGGACTAAGGACTGTACCAATGACTAATAAAGTAGTGAAAAATAAGAGTGCGGTTGCTAAATGGGCAGTTACAATATCAAACCGCAACAATTCAGTCACAGTCAGTCCGCCCAAAACTCCTTGAAATACGATTAATAACAGAGCAAAAGTAGCAGCTCCTGGTAACCATGGAGGTAAAACACGACGATGCCACCAACATAAACCTGTCAAGGCGATCGCGCTTAACCCAATTAAAGCAGCATCTAATCTATGGAACCACTCCAAGAAGACTTGAAGATTCATTTGTTTAGTCGGCACTAATTCACCATAACACAAAGGCCAGTCTGGACAAGCCAAACCAGCATTCATTACGCGAGTAGCACTACCTATAGCCATCAAAATCAAAGTGGCTATACAAATTTTCCAAACCAGGCGCCGAATGAGTTCCTGGGGATGATTCGCCTCCTGATTTTGTTGTTCTAGGACAAATTCACTCATGAACGATACCCGATCCACTCTAGAGACTGAAAAAGACACATACCTACACCTTAACCTATCGGTCAAGATTGCCAGATGGGCTTTCCTTTATAATTTGAATCCTCCAGGGCTATCTTGACTGTAAGATTTAGTCATTTTTTAAGATACCAATAATTAGTTGTTGACAAATTTGCCAACTTTTGGCTCGATTTTTGCAGATTAGATACCAGGTGGGGATAAATTGGCCAATTTGCTGAAAAAATAGCACCTAATGTTGCCATAATGCTCCTAGAAGCAATATGAGAAAAACTTAACAAAAATTTTAGACATCATAACCCAATCTTCTCACAGCTGCACTACCTTGGTATATGGGTTACTAAATAAATTCAATCAAGTAAAACCTCAAATAAGCCGTGAAAATTCCAAATTCCATCTGGACATTACTCATTGGCATCGCTCTCACCTTAACTAGTCTTTGGTACGGTCACAATCATGGGCTGTTACCCATAGCAGCAGCAGATGAAGCTGTATTAATAGACGGTCTGTTTGATGCGATGTTAACTGTCTCTATAGGGATATTTCTCTTGGTCGAAGGTATTTTAATTTACTCAGTATTTAAATACCGTCGGCGTGCGGGTGATAACGAAGACGGTCCAGCTATTGAAGGTAACATTCCCCTGGAAATACTTTGGACAGCAATTCCAGCAGTGATAGTCCTGGGCATTTCTGTATACAGTTTTGATGTATACAATCAAATTGGGGGATTAGATCCTCATGGAGGGCATGATGCTCCCATCATAGAGGAAGCTAGGGTTATGCCGGGTACTGCTATTGCGGCTACTCTCAGTGACAAGCCAGTAAATACCCCGGACCATCACCAAGATTCCGCTGCTTCTATGGAAATTGCCCAGGCGGAAAACACATCTAATGAAGCGGAACCACTAGTGGTTGAAGTCTCAGCTCTGCAATACGCTTGGATATTCACCTATCCAGATGCGGGGATAAGCACAGGGGAAATTCACGTTCCTGTGGGTCAACAAGTACAGATGAAGATGACAGCTAATGATGTGATTCACGCCTTTTGGGTTCCAGAATTTCGTCTGAAACAAGATGTGATCCCCGGTAGAGAAACTCGAGTCCGCTTCACTCCCAGAAAAGAGGGAACCTATACTGTGGTTTGTGCAGAACTCTGTGGCCCCTACCATGGGGCTATGCAAACTCAAATCATAGTAGAGTCAAAACAAGCCTTTGATGCCTGGGTTCAGGAACAGTTACTGGCGGAAAAAGAAACTATTAATCAGGCGATCGCCCTGAATCCCTCCGCTATGTCAGCTGATGAATTTCTGGCCCCCTATATGCAAAAGATGCATATTCACCCAGAAACCTTAGGAATAGGAAAGGTACTTTTAGAATCTTTCTCAAAGTCATAGCTGGTAAAGATATGGCTTAAATATATCGGGAGAAAACACCTTTTGAACTTCCTAAATGGAAAGCTCCTATAACTATGACACAAGCACAATTACAAGACACTTCTCACCTGGCCATACCCCATGAGGAATTGGGGGGAAGAAAGTGGTGGGAATTTTTTACTTTTAATACCGACCACAAGGTAATCGGGATTCAATATCTAGTGACATCGTTTATTTTTTACTGTATTGGCGGTGTCATGGCAGATTTAGTACGGACAGAATTACGGACTCCAGAAGTAGATTTTGTCACACCAGAAGTTTATAACAGTCTGTTTACCCTCCATGCCACGATCATGATTTTCCTCTGGATAGTTCCAGCGGGAGCGGGTTTTGCCAATTATCTGATTCCTCTGATGATTGGAGCTAGGGATATGGCTTTTCCCCGGTTGAATGCGGTAGCTTTTTGGATGATTCCCCCTTCTGGTATACTATTAGTTGCCAGCTTGGTGGTGGGTGATGCTCCAGATGCTGGTTGGACTTCCTATCCTCCCCTGAGTTTAATGACCGGTGAGGTGGGTGAGGCTATTTGGATTATGAGCATTCTGTTACTAGGTACATCCTCAATTTTAGGAGCAATTAATTTTTTGGTTACCATACTGAAAATGCGTGTTCCTAGCATGGGGATTCATAAAATGCCCCTGTTTTGCTGGGCTATGTTGGCAACTTCCGCCCTGGTTTTATTATCCACACCTGTTTTGGCAGGAGCATTGATTCTACTGGCTTTTGATTTGTTAGCAGGAACCACATTTTTTAATCCCACTGGTGGTGGTGACCCGGTAGTTTACCAACACATGTTTTGGTTCTACTCCCACCCAGCGGTGTATATTATGATTTTGCCCTTCTTTGGTGCAATTTCAGAAATTATACCAGTTCATGCTCGCAAACCCATCTTTGGTTATAAGGCGATCGCCTATTCTTCCCTAGCGATTAGTTTTTTGGGTTTAATTGTTTGGGCCCACCACATGTTTACTAGCGGTATTCCCGGTTGGTTACGGATGTTTTTTATGATCACGACTATGATCATTGCCGTACCTACGGGGATCAAAATCTTTAGTTGGTTAGCAACCATCTGGGGGGGCAAAGTGGAATTAAATACTCCCATGTTATTTGCTATTGGTTTTGTGGGTACTTTCGTCATTGGTGGTGTCAGTGGTGTAATGCTAGCCTCTGTACCTTTTGACATTCACGTTCATGACACCTACTTTGTAGTTGCCCATTTGCACTATGTACTATTTGGTGGTAGTGTGCTGGGGATTTTTGCCGCTATCTATCATTGGTTTCCCAAAATGACAGGGAGAATGATGAATGAATTTTGGGGTAAGGTTCACTTTGCCTTGACTATTGTTGGTTTAAATATGTCCTTTTTGCCCATGCACAAACTAGGACTAATGGGTATGAACCGTCGTATTGCCCAATATGACCCAAAATTCACCACCTTAAATGAAATATGTACATACGGGGCTTATATTCTAGCTATTTCCACTTTACCGTTTATTATCAATGCTGTATGGAGTTGGTTATACGGGCCCAAAGCTAGTAATAACCCTTGGCGTGGTCTAACTTTAGAGTGGATGACCACCTCCCCACCAGAAGTTGAAAACTTTGAAAAACTGCCCGTTTTGACCACAGGTCCCTATGACTACGGCGTGAAATACAACGAAACCTAAATTTTGCAGCAATTGCAGGGGAAAGGGGGAACTAACTAGCAATTACCAATTTAGTACCGTCAAAATTTATGCAAAGTCAAATTGTGGACACTGCTCAACTTACACCAAATCATCAGCTTCATGTGGATGGTCATCATGAAGCACACCCGGATTATCGTTTGTTTGGTCTGGTTGTCTTTCTCATTGCTGAGGGGATGATTTTTATGGGTATGTTTGGAGCTTATCTAGCTTTCCGCTCTACCTTATCTGTATGGCCACCAGAAGGTACACCTGAATTAGAACTATTATTACCGGGTGTAAACACCATAAATTTGATTGCTAGCAGTTTTGTTATGCACAATGCTGATACAGCAATTAAAAAAAATGACGAAAAAGGGATGCGTATATGGTTAGCTATTACTGCTGCCATGGGAATAGTTTTTCTGTTTGGTCAAGTTTATGAGTATACCCATCTGGAATTTGGTTTAACCACCAATCTTTTTGCCAGTGCATTCTACGTCTTGACTGGTTTCCACGGTTTGCATGTTACCTTGGGAGTTTTGCTAATTTTGTCCGTTTTGTGGCGATCTCGTCATTCTGGACACTATAATAGTCAAAGCCATTTTGGTATAGAAGCTGCGGAATTGTATTGGCACTTTGTAGACGTGATCTGGATTGTTTTATTTGGATTACTTTATTTACTGTAAGTTACATTTTATAGCCCTAGTCACCGCTGTAGCGCTTTGGCTAGGGTTATAGACTAGTAACAGTAGCTAATAAACTTAAACCAATTTAGCATGTCCAAGTTTTCACAAGGAGTGGCTTTATACTCCCAATTACAATCTTCTGTGTTCCCAGAGTGAGTCAATTTCCTCCAGTAAGACCTAATTTGACAATTACCGGAAAATGATCCGATGGCCATATACCCTCCCATTGCTGATCGTCAATAATGACCTGATTAACTTGCCAACGGCGATCGCAATATATTGTATCTCTAGGATCCCAAGCTTGACCCGTAAAGTCGTGGAAGGTTTTTTGTGATTCTAAAGGAAGATTGCCCAGAGCATCTTTAATTCTATAATTATCAGCGAGAATAATTCTTTCCAAACTCCTAGGACCAGCGTTAAAATCCCCCGTTAACAATAAATAGTCTTCCCTGGGAAAATTCATTAAGCGCAAACTCACTAAACCCGCACCCAACTCCCTAGCTCTACTAACCTCATGATCTAAATGAGTATTCATGATGGTCAAAGAAAAACCCAAATCCTCCACAATAAAATTGGCCCAAGTGACCATTCTGGGTAAACGAGTTCCCCAAGTAATACTACCGGGAATTTCTGGGGTGTCACTCAGGTAAAAATCCTGGGTTTCCCTCAGCTGCAACTTTCCCCTCTTATAGAAGATCGCGCAATGTTCACCTTTTCCCGTTCCAGTGCGATCGCCTCCCACAAATTCATAGTCTGGTAAAAGTACCTGTAAATCCCTAAGTTGATGAGGTTGACCCTCCTGGGTCCCCCATAACTCAGGTTGATAATGTTGGATCATACGGGCGATCGCTCCTATACGCTTTTGCCAACACCTCTCGCCCGGATCTGGTTTGTCGCAGCGGAGGTTGAAAGTCATAACTGTGATTTGCATTACATTATTTAGGTAAATCCTTGAGGAATAATATTTAAATATTATTCCTCAAGTTCAAACCCTATTATGTTCAGGAGATTCAAACTTATAGCCATAACCGCGCACAGTTTTAATAAATTCTGGAGTGCTAGAGTCAACCTCCATTTTTTTACGCAGTTGACCAATATGAACATCAACAACCCTTCCATCACCCACATAGTCACACCCCCAAATTTTTTGAATTAGTTGGGGACGACTCCACGCTTGTCCGGGATGACAAGCCAAAAAATGTAAAATATTAA from Cylindrospermopsis curvispora GIHE-G1 harbors:
- the ctaD gene encoding cytochrome c oxidase subunit I; translated protein: MTQAQLQDTSHLAIPHEELGGRKWWEFFTFNTDHKVIGIQYLVTSFIFYCIGGVMADLVRTELRTPEVDFVTPEVYNSLFTLHATIMIFLWIVPAGAGFANYLIPLMIGARDMAFPRLNAVAFWMIPPSGILLVASLVVGDAPDAGWTSYPPLSLMTGEVGEAIWIMSILLLGTSSILGAINFLVTILKMRVPSMGIHKMPLFCWAMLATSALVLLSTPVLAGALILLAFDLLAGTTFFNPTGGGDPVVYQHMFWFYSHPAVYIMILPFFGAISEIIPVHARKPIFGYKAIAYSSLAISFLGLIVWAHHMFTSGIPGWLRMFFMITTMIIAVPTGIKIFSWLATIWGGKVELNTPMLFAIGFVGTFVIGGVSGVMLASVPFDIHVHDTYFVVAHLHYVLFGGSVLGIFAAIYHWFPKMTGRMMNEFWGKVHFALTIVGLNMSFLPMHKLGLMGMNRRIAQYDPKFTTLNEICTYGAYILAISTLPFIINAVWSWLYGPKASNNPWRGLTLEWMTTSPPEVENFEKLPVLTTGPYDYGVKYNET
- a CDS encoding cytochrome c oxidase subunit 3, translating into MQSQIVDTAQLTPNHQLHVDGHHEAHPDYRLFGLVVFLIAEGMIFMGMFGAYLAFRSTLSVWPPEGTPELELLLPGVNTINLIASSFVMHNADTAIKKNDEKGMRIWLAITAAMGIVFLFGQVYEYTHLEFGLTTNLFASAFYVLTGFHGLHVTLGVLLILSVLWRSRHSGHYNSQSHFGIEAAELYWHFVDVIWIVLFGLLYLL
- a CDS encoding endonuclease/exonuclease/phosphatase family protein; the encoded protein is MQITVMTFNLRCDKPDPGERCWQKRIGAIARMIQHYQPELWGTQEGQPHQLRDLQVLLPDYEFVGGDRTGTGKGEHCAIFYKRGKLQLRETQDFYLSDTPEIPGSITWGTRLPRMVTWANFIVEDLGFSLTIMNTHLDHEVSRARELGAGLVSLRLMNFPREDYLLLTGDFNAGPRSLERIILADNYRIKDALGNLPLESQKTFHDFTGQAWDPRDTIYCDRRWQVNQVIIDDQQWEGIWPSDHFPVIVKLGLTGGN